One Streptomyces sp. CNQ-509 DNA window includes the following coding sequences:
- a CDS encoding acylphosphatase, giving the protein MSTDVRMTAWVRGVVQGVGFRWFTRARALEIGGLSGFAANLADGRVQIVAEGPRAQCQELLEWLRSADTPGRVSGVTEIWDEPRGGYHSFAIR; this is encoded by the coding sequence ATGAGTACGGACGTCCGCATGACGGCATGGGTGCGCGGCGTGGTCCAGGGCGTCGGCTTCCGCTGGTTCACCCGCGCCCGCGCGCTGGAGATCGGCGGCCTCAGCGGCTTCGCCGCCAATCTCGCGGACGGCCGGGTCCAGATCGTCGCCGAGGGTCCGCGAGCGCAGTGTCAGGAGTTGCTGGAGTGGCTGCGGTCCGCCGACACGCCGGGCCGCGTGTCGGGTGTGACGGAGATCTGGGACGAGCCGCGCGGCGGATATCACTCATTTGCCATCCGCTGA